A region of Toxotes jaculatrix isolate fToxJac2 chromosome 23, fToxJac2.pri, whole genome shotgun sequence DNA encodes the following proteins:
- the htr2cl1 gene encoding 5-hydroxytryptamine (serotonin) receptor 2C, G protein-coupled-like 1 translates to MGSPARALLGGFSTTTSSLEVGGRMSWPSNNSLDLNQTLPWGTVGSGDAATMSTGQDKKEKNWPALLILVIIALTVGGNILVILAVSLEKKLQNATNFFLRSLAVADMLVGILVMPVSLINILYDYDWPLPRALCPIWIYLDVLFSTASIMHLCAISLDRYVAIRNPIEHSRFNSRTKAMMKIAAVWTISIGVSMPIPVIGLHNEDKVFVNNSCALNEEHFMLVGSFVAFFIPLVIMVVTYCLTIQVLQRQATVFLYEAKTSSQQPLHTPAMANTLQPPPSTFHLPQINTLAPPDSQELKPPPPQSRRNTLSCLKGAEPSILLSASTSDSISIIPSSEVASQLSSPATGPGRSDAAGCHGRRGMMQAIKNERRASKVLGIVFFLFLIMWCPFFITNVTSVLCRDSCDKSLLHDLLNVFVWVGYISSGVNPLVYTLFNKTYRRAFSSYIRCQYKMGANAAGQGCKTLLVPPPCPSHAVTPLLMGSHGKAGVDRNSNCRNGSRDNGRLTVDPEDTTDDGTQIAIASQSLSECHNIGILSETEPETELEQELSLISYSPTSREHTSSV, encoded by the exons ATGGGCAGCCCAGCAAGGGCTCTCCTTGGTGGCTTCAGCACTACCACTTCCTCTCTGGAGGTTGGAGGTCGGATGTCTTGGCCAAGCAACAACTCCCTGGACCTAAACCAAACCCTGCCATGGGGGACTGTTGGAAGTGGAGATGCTGCAACCATGAGCACAGGTCaggacaaaaaagagaaaaactggcCGGCACTGCTAATACTCGTCATCATCGCACTGACGGTTGGAGGCAACATCCTGGTGATCCTGGCGGTGTCGCTGGAGAAGAAGCTCCAAAACGCCACCAACTTCTTCCTGAGGTCACTGGCTGTGGCAGATATGCTCGTAGGCATCCTGGTCATGCCAGTCTCCCTAATCAACATCCTCTATG ACTACGACTGGCCTCTGCCCAGAGCTCTGTGTCCGATCTGGATCTACCTGGACGTGTTGTTCTCCACTGCCTCCATCATGCACCTGTGTGCCATCTCCCTGGATCGATACGTCGCCATCCGCAACCCCATAGAACACAGCCGCTTCAACTCCAGAACCAAAGCCATGATGAAGATCGCCGCTGTCTGGACCATATCTATAG GTGTGTCGATGCCTATCCCAGTCATCGGCCTCCACAACGAGGACAAGGTCTTCGTCAACAACAGCTGTGCCCTCAACGAGGAGCACTTCATGCTGGTTGGTTCCTTCGTGGCCTTCTTCATCCCACTGGTCATAATGGTGGTGACATACTGCCTCACCATACAG GTGCTCCAGAGGCAGGCCACTGTCTTCCTTTATGAGGCAAAGACTTCCTCCCAGCAGCCTTTGCACACACCAGCGATGGCAAATACATTGCAGCCTCCACCCAGCACCTTCCACCTTCCTCAGATCAACACACTTGCCCCCCCAGACTCACAAG AATTAAAGCCCCCGCCACCTCAAAGCAGACGAAACACCCTGAGCTGTCTTAAAGGCGCAGAGCCCAGCATACTGCTCAGCGCCTCCACGTCAGACAGCATCAGCATCATTCCCAGCTCTGAGGTGGCGTCTCAGCTCAGCTCGCCAGCCACGGGGCCAGGGCGGAGCGACGCGGCAGGTTGCCACGGGCGACGGGGGATGATGCAGGCCATAAAGAATGAGAGGCGGGCCTCCAAG GTCCTTGGAAtcgtcttcttcctcttcctcatcatgtGGTGTCCTTTCTTCATCACTAACGTCACCTCCGTCCTGTGCCGCGACTCCTGCGACAAGTCATTGCTCCATGACCTCCTCAATGTCTTTGTCTGGGTGGGTTACATCTCCTCTGGAGTCAACCCTCTGGTCTACACCCTCTTTAATAAGACCTACAGGAGAGCGTTCTCCAGCTACATCAGGTGCCAGTATAAAATGGGGGCCAACGCTGCTGGACAAGGTTGCAAAACCCTCCTGGTCCCCCCACCGTGCCCCTCACACGCCGTGACCCCTCTTCTGATGGGCAGTCATGGCAAAGCAGGCGTGGACCGCAACAGTAACTGTCGGAACGGCAGTAGGGACAACGGGAGGCTGACGGTGGACCCGGAGGACACAACAGATGACGGGACACAAATTGCAATAGCGTCGCAGAGCCTCTCTGAATGCCACAACATCGGCATACtttcagagacagagccagagacgGAGTTGGAGCAGGAGCTGTCGCTCATCAGCTACAGCCCTACCTCCAGAGAACACACAAGCAGCGTGTGA